Proteins encoded within one genomic window of Streptomyces profundus:
- a CDS encoding type I polyketide synthase, whose amino-acid sequence MPSRSHLSSRSAESTDGTPVAVVGLACRLPGGADPDAFWRLLSEGGDAVAEMPVERRQDGAAAPPRGGFLPTVDGFDAGFFGIAPKEAAAMDPQARLVLELAWEALENARTAPTALRDSDTGVHLGVIASDWADGAGEPGPHTFTGAQRGLIANRVSYHLGLRGPSLTLDTGQSSSLVAVHTACQSLRAGSASWALAGGVNLIDGGRSGEVLGAFGALSPDGRCHTFDRRANGYARGEGGVLLVLRPLADALADGDRVHAVILGGAVNNDGGGEGLTVPHGPAQESVIRAACRDAGVAPDLISYVELHGTGTRVGDPVEAAALGAALGGARRTRGPLPVGSVKTNIGHLEGAAGAAGLLKVVLSLAHRTLPPSLHFTAPPDTIPLTDLGLEVVTERRPWPGPADGPRIAGVSSFGVGGTNCHLVVAEAPPAGGASAGRPPADAAAPLVLSARSTAALRARAEALAGALTADPAPDPRDVAYSLTRTRALLDRRAVVLDDHLAALETLAAGRPGESVVVGRAMPGGTALVFPGQGTQWAGMARELFAGPEPVAGRLAACAEALAPFVDYDPLDVLRGAPGAPDQDRVDVVQPALWAVMVALAELWRSLGVEPETVVGHSQGEIAAATVVGALSLADGARVVALRSRALRALADGGMLSVAAPVAELAEPLAAAPEVSVAAVNGPRSVVLSGPRARLDALAQALTAAGHRTRSLPVGYASHSPAVDAVRAELATLLAPIRPVSTGATFVSTLTGAPLDTAGLDADYWCDNLRHQVRFADATRAALDLGVGRFIEVSPHPVLTGAIEETAADAGADAVAVGTLRRGEGGPARWARSAAEALVGGVPLRWPTVPDGVRVDLPTYPFQRERYGPGSVSAPAAQDRAAVGSSADALRALVTEAAASVLGHRDPAAVDPALPFKELGFDSGLTVELHGRLQALTDTRLPSSLLYDFPTPRRVAERLRALLTGTPPAPAPVPPGPPAPEAGGEPIAIVGLGCRLPGGVDSPEAFWRLLAEGRETLTELPDNRGWDLAALHGGACAARRGSFLHDVDAFDPEFFGLSPREALAMDPQQRLLLEVSWEAVERAGLDPTGLADSATGVFVGAMATDYGPRLHQPTGAADGHLLTGTTLSVASGRIAYTLGLQGPALTVDTACSSSLVAVQLAVQSLRRGECALALAGGVAVMANPGHLVEFSRQRGLAPDGRAKAFAEEADGTSFAEGAGVLLLARLSDALRDGHQVLAVIRGAAVNSDGASNGLSAPNGQAQRRVIRAALADAGLTPADVDAVEAHGTGTALGDPVEAHALLDTYGQGRAEPAWLGSVKSNVGHTQAAAGVIGVIKMVLALRHGRLPRTLHVERPTSRVRWEDGALRLLADERPWPAGARRRRAAVSSFGISGTNVHLVLEEAPAPTTAPTPADAGPLVWPLSARSADALRALAARLVAVAERAEAPAGAGALLARRTTFAHRAVVVAAERAELVEALGALAAGRPHPALSLGAAPQETRPVLVFPGQGAQWVGMAAELLREDEEFAADVERCARALEPYTGWSAVDVLRGADGAPTLDGTEVVQPVLFALMYALAGRWRAAGVEPAAVVGHSQGEIAGAAVAGALPLAEAARISARRARVVGALDGTGGVLAVGLPAAEVERRLAAWPDRLWVAVDNGPIGCVVAGELGAIDEFAAACGDRVQLRRTPVAYAAHTPHVTAVREELLTALGSLTPRATGVGIASSLTGALVGGADLDAGYWYRNLAERVRFDAAVRTVALEGPGTPLFVEVSPHPILTGAVEEILADAGLPGEAVGTLRRGEGGRRRFLTALATAWTRGAPVSWPRVLGAPGDRPELPAYPFERRRFWLHPSRHAEHPLVDDVLPLADGGTLLTGRVSPAAAPWLADHTVRGRVLLPGTAFVELALRAAAEVGAAGIDTLTLREPLALPATGAVSLQVRVAEGALTIHARADDEPDWTRHADGTLATAPPPRPTALGAWPPAGAVPVELPPLYERLAERGYGYGPAFRGLTGAWRDAEGWWGELVAPVAGADACAVHPALLDAALHPALFDADGLLLPFSLSGIWAAGAGAERLRVRVVGESVTLYDERGTAVAGVEDVVLRPPAAGAAEWYRLEWREDPARPAPPDAARSVPAWGDPLAGSAPPVMVLRCEEAPVDEVLRTVAEAVRRWVTEERFAASRLVFVADPKGRAGAAVWGLVRSAIAEHPGRFALADAPDAWAATVPAEQFRVVDGRVLVPRLVRGAAGDDGQAVDLTGGTVLVTGGTGGLGALVARHLVERHGVRDLLLASRGGPAAPGAAELVGELRERGASVTVAACDVAEPTALAALLTGRRLVGVVHAAGVLSDATVTELTEERLAAAQRPKAEAAELLHALTAGQPLRAFVLFSSVAGVLGNRGQAAYAAANARLDQLAVRRRAAGLPAVSVAWGLWARDTGMTGRLSAADRRRLTALVPLTDAEGLDLLDLALCEDADATLVGARFDRAALREPGAEPPEVLRDLVPRRRAPDAARAEAAAGPLFASASDVLAFVRGQVALALGHPTPEAVEPDRTFSALGLDSLMSVELRNRIAAATGLRLPASLVFNHPTVTLLAAHLGERLLPDPEAELRAALGLALPALDRERATAVLAEALARLAGPPADSAPEHAPEHDREDAREDAREHASDEELFAFIDSQL is encoded by the coding sequence ATGCCTTCCAGGAGTCACCTGTCTTCCAGGAGTGCGGAAAGCACGGACGGCACGCCCGTGGCCGTCGTCGGTCTTGCCTGCCGGCTGCCCGGCGGCGCCGACCCCGACGCGTTCTGGCGGCTGCTGTCCGAAGGCGGCGACGCGGTGGCCGAGATGCCGGTGGAACGCCGCCAGGACGGCGCGGCGGCGCCGCCCCGCGGCGGTTTCCTGCCGACGGTCGACGGGTTCGACGCCGGGTTCTTCGGGATCGCGCCGAAGGAGGCGGCGGCCATGGACCCGCAGGCCAGGCTGGTCCTCGAACTCGCCTGGGAGGCCCTGGAGAACGCGCGGACCGCGCCCACGGCGCTGCGGGACTCCGACACCGGGGTGCATCTGGGGGTGATCGCCTCCGACTGGGCGGACGGCGCGGGCGAGCCGGGGCCGCACACGTTCACCGGCGCCCAGCGCGGGCTGATCGCGAACCGGGTCTCCTACCACCTCGGGCTGCGCGGCCCCAGCCTGACCCTGGACACCGGGCAGTCCTCCTCGTTGGTGGCGGTGCACACGGCCTGCCAGAGCCTGCGGGCCGGCAGCGCGTCGTGGGCCCTGGCCGGCGGGGTGAACCTGATCGACGGTGGCCGTTCCGGCGAGGTGCTCGGGGCGTTCGGCGCGCTGTCCCCCGACGGCCGCTGCCACACCTTCGACCGGCGGGCCAACGGCTACGCGCGGGGCGAGGGCGGTGTGCTGCTGGTGCTCAGGCCGCTGGCCGACGCGCTGGCGGACGGCGACCGGGTGCACGCGGTGATCCTGGGCGGCGCCGTCAACAACGACGGCGGCGGCGAGGGGCTCACGGTGCCGCACGGCCCGGCGCAGGAGAGCGTCATCCGGGCCGCCTGCCGGGACGCGGGGGTGGCGCCCGACCTGATCTCCTACGTCGAACTGCACGGCACCGGCACCCGGGTCGGCGATCCGGTGGAGGCCGCCGCGCTGGGGGCCGCGCTGGGCGGAGCCCGACGGACGCGGGGGCCGCTGCCGGTCGGCTCGGTGAAGACGAACATCGGCCATCTGGAGGGCGCGGCCGGCGCCGCCGGACTGCTGAAGGTGGTGCTCTCCCTCGCCCACCGCACGCTGCCGCCCAGCCTGCACTTCACCGCGCCCCCGGACACCATCCCGCTGACCGACCTCGGCCTTGAGGTGGTGACGGAGCGTCGCCCCTGGCCCGGCCCCGCGGACGGGCCCCGGATCGCGGGGGTCAGCTCCTTCGGCGTGGGCGGCACCAACTGCCATCTGGTGGTGGCCGAGGCGCCGCCGGCCGGTGGCGCCTCGGCCGGGCGCCCCCCGGCGGACGCGGCGGCGCCGCTGGTGCTCTCGGCCCGTTCGACGGCGGCGCTGCGTGCCCGGGCCGAGGCCCTGGCCGGAGCGCTGACCGCCGACCCGGCGCCCGACCCGCGCGATGTGGCGTACTCGTTGACCCGTACCCGGGCGCTCCTCGACCGCAGGGCCGTGGTGCTCGACGACCACCTGGCCGCGCTGGAGACGCTCGCCGCCGGCCGCCCAGGCGAGTCGGTGGTGGTGGGCCGGGCGATGCCGGGCGGCACCGCGCTGGTCTTCCCCGGGCAGGGCACCCAGTGGGCGGGCATGGCCAGGGAGTTGTTCGCCGGGCCCGAGCCGGTGGCCGGGAGGCTCGCGGCGTGCGCCGAGGCGCTGGCGCCGTTCGTCGACTACGACCCGCTTGACGTGCTGCGCGGTGCGCCGGGCGCGCCGGACCAGGACCGGGTGGACGTGGTGCAGCCCGCGCTGTGGGCGGTGATGGTGGCGCTGGCCGAGCTGTGGCGGTCCCTGGGCGTGGAGCCCGAGACGGTCGTCGGCCACTCGCAGGGCGAGATCGCCGCCGCCACGGTGGTGGGCGCGCTGAGCCTGGCCGACGGGGCGCGGGTGGTGGCGCTGCGCAGCCGCGCGCTGCGGGCGCTGGCCGACGGCGGGATGCTGTCGGTCGCCGCGCCGGTCGCGGAGCTGGCGGAGCCGCTGGCCGCCGCGCCCGAGGTGAGCGTGGCCGCCGTCAACGGGCCGCGTTCCGTGGTGCTCTCCGGCCCGCGCGCGCGGCTGGACGCCCTCGCCCAGGCGCTGACCGCCGCCGGCCACCGGACCAGGTCCCTGCCCGTGGGCTACGCCTCGCACTCCCCGGCCGTGGACGCCGTCCGCGCGGAGCTGGCGACGCTGCTGGCCCCGATCCGGCCGGTCTCGACCGGGGCGACGTTTGTCTCCACGCTGACCGGCGCGCCCCTCGACACCGCCGGGCTCGACGCCGACTACTGGTGCGACAACCTGCGCCACCAGGTGCGGTTCGCCGACGCCACCAGGGCCGCGCTCGACCTCGGCGTGGGCCGGTTCATCGAGGTCAGCCCGCATCCGGTGCTGACCGGCGCGATCGAGGAGACCGCGGCGGACGCGGGCGCCGACGCGGTCGCCGTCGGCACGCTGCGCCGGGGCGAGGGCGGGCCGGCGCGGTGGGCGCGCTCCGCGGCCGAGGCGCTGGTCGGGGGCGTGCCGCTGCGCTGGCCCACGGTGCCGGACGGCGTCCGGGTCGACCTGCCGACCTACCCGTTCCAGCGCGAGCGGTACGGGCCCGGCTCCGTCTCGGCGCCCGCCGCCCAGGACCGCGCCGCCGTCGGCTCCTCGGCCGACGCGCTGCGCGCGCTGGTCACCGAGGCCGCCGCCTCGGTGCTCGGCCACCGCGATCCGGCGGCGGTCGACCCGGCGCTGCCCTTCAAGGAGCTGGGCTTCGACTCCGGGCTCACCGTGGAACTCCACGGCCGGCTCCAGGCGTTGACCGACACGAGGCTGCCGTCCAGCCTGCTCTACGACTTCCCCACGCCCCGCCGGGTCGCCGAGCGGCTGCGCGCGCTGCTCACCGGGACGCCGCCGGCCCCCGCGCCGGTGCCTCCGGGGCCGCCGGCCCCGGAGGCGGGCGGCGAGCCGATCGCGATCGTGGGCCTCGGCTGCCGGCTGCCCGGCGGCGTCGACTCGCCGGAGGCGTTCTGGCGGCTGCTGGCCGAGGGCCGGGAGACCCTCACCGAGCTGCCCGACAACCGGGGTTGGGATCTCGCGGCGCTGCACGGCGGCGCGTGCGCCGCCCGCAGGGGGAGCTTCCTGCACGACGTCGACGCGTTCGACCCGGAGTTCTTCGGGCTCAGCCCGCGCGAGGCCCTCGCCATGGACCCGCAGCAGCGGCTGCTGCTGGAGGTGAGCTGGGAGGCCGTGGAGCGCGCGGGGCTCGACCCGACGGGCCTGGCCGACTCGGCCACCGGCGTCTTCGTCGGCGCCATGGCCACCGACTACGGCCCCCGGCTGCACCAGCCGACCGGCGCGGCCGACGGCCATCTGCTGACCGGCACCACGCTGAGCGTCGCCTCGGGGCGGATCGCCTACACCCTGGGGCTCCAGGGCCCGGCGCTGACGGTGGACACGGCCTGCTCGTCGTCGCTGGTCGCGGTGCAGCTGGCCGTCCAGTCGCTGCGCAGGGGCGAGTGCGCGCTGGCGCTGGCCGGCGGCGTGGCGGTGATGGCCAACCCGGGCCATCTGGTGGAGTTCAGCCGGCAGCGCGGGCTGGCGCCCGACGGGCGGGCCAAGGCGTTCGCCGAGGAGGCCGACGGCACCTCGTTCGCCGAGGGCGCCGGCGTGCTGCTGCTGGCGCGGCTCTCCGACGCGCTCCGCGACGGGCATCAGGTGCTGGCCGTCATCCGGGGCGCGGCCGTCAACTCGGACGGCGCGAGCAACGGTCTCTCGGCGCCCAACGGGCAGGCCCAGCGGCGCGTCATCCGGGCGGCCCTGGCCGACGCCGGGCTGACCCCGGCCGATGTGGACGCCGTCGAGGCGCACGGCACCGGCACCGCGCTGGGCGACCCGGTGGAGGCGCACGCGCTGCTGGACACCTACGGCCAAGGCCGCGCGGAGCCGGCCTGGCTGGGCTCGGTGAAGTCCAACGTCGGGCACACCCAGGCGGCGGCCGGCGTCATCGGCGTGATCAAGATGGTGCTGGCGCTGCGCCACGGGCGGCTGCCCAGGACGCTGCACGTCGAGCGCCCCACGTCCCGCGTCAGATGGGAGGACGGCGCGCTGCGGCTGCTCGCCGACGAGCGCCCCTGGCCGGCCGGCGCCCGGCGCCGGCGCGCGGCCGTCTCCAGCTTCGGGATCAGCGGCACCAACGTCCATCTGGTGCTGGAGGAGGCCCCGGCGCCGACCACCGCGCCGACGCCGGCCGACGCCGGGCCGCTGGTGTGGCCGCTCTCGGCGCGCTCGGCCGACGCGCTGCGCGCGCTGGCGGCGCGGCTGGTCGCCGTGGCGGAGCGGGCCGAGGCGCCGGCCGGGGCCGGCGCGCTGCTCGCGCGACGCACCACGTTCGCCCACCGCGCCGTGGTGGTGGCCGCCGAGAGGGCCGAACTGGTGGAGGCGCTGGGCGCGTTGGCGGCCGGGCGGCCCCATCCGGCGCTGTCGCTCGGCGCGGCGCCGCAGGAGACCCGCCCGGTGCTGGTCTTCCCCGGACAGGGCGCGCAGTGGGTCGGCATGGCCGCCGAACTGCTGCGGGAGGACGAGGAGTTCGCCGCCGACGTGGAGCGTTGCGCGCGGGCGCTGGAGCCGTACACCGGCTGGTCGGCGGTGGATGTGCTGCGGGGTGCCGATGGCGCGCCGACGCTGGACGGCACGGAGGTGGTGCAGCCCGTGCTCTTCGCGTTGATGTACGCGCTGGCCGGCCGGTGGCGGGCGGCCGGCGTCGAGCCGGCGGCCGTGGTGGGCCACTCGCAGGGCGAGATCGCGGGCGCCGCCGTCGCGGGAGCGCTGCCGCTGGCCGAGGCCGCCCGGATCAGCGCGCGGCGCGCCCGCGTGGTGGGGGCGCTGGACGGCACCGGCGGGGTGCTGGCCGTGGGCCTGCCGGCCGCCGAGGTGGAGCGGCGCCTGGCCGCGTGGCCGGACCGGTTGTGGGTCGCGGTGGACAACGGGCCCATCGGCTGTGTGGTGGCCGGCGAGCTGGGCGCGATCGACGAGTTCGCCGCGGCCTGCGGCGACCGCGTCCAGCTGCGCAGGACGCCCGTCGCCTACGCCGCGCACACTCCGCATGTCACCGCCGTACGGGAGGAGTTGCTCACCGCGCTCGGCTCGTTGACGCCCAGGGCCACGGGGGTGGGGATCGCCTCCTCGCTGACCGGGGCCCTGGTCGGCGGCGCCGATCTCGACGCCGGCTACTGGTACCGCAACCTGGCGGAGCGGGTCAGGTTCGACGCGGCGGTCCGGACGGTGGCGCTCGAAGGTCCTGGCACCCCCCTCTTCGTGGAGGTCAGCCCGCATCCGATCCTCACCGGCGCGGTCGAGGAGATCCTGGCCGACGCCGGGCTGCCGGGAGAGGCCGTCGGCACCCTGCGCCGGGGCGAGGGCGGCCGGCGGCGGTTCCTGACCGCGCTGGCCACGGCCTGGACGCGGGGCGCCCCCGTCTCCTGGCCCCGGGTGCTGGGCGCGCCGGGCGACCGTCCTGAGCTGCCCGCCTACCCGTTCGAGCGGCGCCGCTTCTGGCTCCACCCGAGCCGGCACGCCGAGCACCCGCTCGTCGACGACGTGCTGCCGCTGGCCGACGGCGGGACGCTGCTCACCGGCCGGGTGTCGCCGGCCGCCGCGCCCTGGCTGGCCGACCACACCGTGCGGGGCCGGGTGCTGCTGCCGGGCACCGCGTTCGTCGAGCTGGCGCTGCGCGCGGCGGCGGAGGTGGGGGCGGCGGGGATCGACACGCTGACCCTGCGCGAACCGCTGGCCCTGCCGGCGACCGGCGCGGTCTCCCTCCAGGTCAGGGTCGCCGAAGGGGCGTTGACGATCCACGCCAGGGCGGACGACGAGCCCGACTGGACCCGGCACGCCGACGGCACCCTGGCCACGGCGCCGCCACCCCGTCCCACGGCGCTCGGCGCCTGGCCGCCCGCCGGCGCGGTCCCCGTCGAACTCCCGCCGCTCTACGAGCGGTTGGCGGAGCGCGGCTATGGCTACGGCCCGGCGTTCCGGGGGTTGACCGGGGCCTGGCGGGACGCGGAGGGCTGGTGGGGCGAGCTGGTCGCCCCGGTCGCCGGCGCGGACGCCTGCGCGGTGCACCCGGCGCTGCTGGACGCCGCGCTGCACCCGGCGCTCTTCGACGCCGACGGGCTGCTGCTGCCGTTCTCGCTCTCCGGGATCTGGGCGGCCGGCGCGGGCGCGGAACGGCTGCGGGTGCGGGTCGTCGGCGAGAGCGTCACCCTCTACGACGAGCGGGGCACGGCGGTGGCCGGCGTCGAGGACGTGGTGCTGCGGCCCCCGGCCGCCGGCGCGGCCGAGTGGTACCGCCTTGAGTGGCGCGAGGACCCCGCGCGGCCGGCGCCGCCGGACGCGGCCCGCTCCGTGCCGGCCTGGGGCGACCCGCTGGCCGGGAGCGCGCCCCCCGTAATGGTGCTGCGCTGCGAGGAGGCACCGGTGGACGAGGTCCTGCGCACGGTGGCCGAGGCGGTGCGCCGCTGGGTGACGGAGGAGCGGTTCGCCGCGTCCCGGCTGGTGTTCGTCGCCGATCCGAAGGGGCGGGCCGGCGCGGCCGTGTGGGGGCTGGTGCGCTCCGCGATCGCCGAGCACCCGGGCCGGTTCGCGCTCGCTGACGCCCCCGACGCGTGGGCCGCGACGGTGCCGGCCGAGCAGTTCCGCGTCGTCGACGGGCGGGTCCTGGTACCGAGGCTGGTGCGGGGAGCGGCCGGCGACGACGGCCAGGCGGTGGACCTGACCGGCGGGACGGTGCTGGTCACCGGCGGTACCGGCGGCCTCGGCGCGCTGGTGGCGCGCCATCTGGTGGAGCGGCACGGTGTGCGGGACCTGCTGCTGGCCTCGCGCGGCGGCCCGGCGGCGCCGGGCGCGGCCGAGCTGGTCGGCGAGCTCCGGGAGCGCGGCGCCTCGGTGACGGTCGCGGCCTGCGATGTGGCCGAACCGACCGCCCTCGCCGCCCTGTTGACGGGACGGCGGCTGGTGGGCGTGGTGCACGCGGCCGGCGTGCTGTCCGACGCGACGGTGACGGAGCTGACCGAGGAGCGGCTGGCGGCGGCGCAGCGTCCCAAGGCCGAAGCGGCCGAGCTGCTGCACGCCCTGACGGCCGGCCAGCCGCTGCGGGCCTTTGTGCTGTTCTCCTCGGTGGCCGGGGTCCTCGGCAACCGGGGGCAGGCCGCCTACGCGGCGGCGAACGCCCGTCTCGACCAGCTCGCCGTCCGGCGGCGCGCCGCCGGACTCCCCGCCGTGTCGGTCGCCTGGGGCCTGTGGGCGAGGGACACCGGCATGACGGGGCGGCTGTCGGCGGCCGACCGGCGCCGGCTGACGGCGCTGGTGCCGCTGACCGACGCCGAGGGGCTCGACCTCCTCGACCTCGCGTTGTGCGAGGACGCGGACGCCACCCTGGTCGGCGCCCGCTTCGACCGGGCCGCCCTGCGGGAGCCGGGCGCCGAACCGCCCGAGGTGCTGCGCGATCTGGTGCCTCGGCGCCGCGCCCCGGACGCCGCCCGGGCGGAGGCGGCGGCCGGGCCGCTGTTCGCCTCGGCGTCCGACGTGCTGGCGTTCGTCCGCGGCCAGGTGGCCCTGGCCCTGGGGCACCCCACCCCCGAGGCGGTGGAACCCGACCGCACGTTCAGCGCGTTGGGGCTCGACTCGCTGATGTCCGTGGAGCTGCGCAACCGGATCGCCGCCGCCACCGGGCTGCGGCTGCCGGCGTCCCTGGTCTTCAACCACCCGACGGTGACGCTGCTCGCCGCCCACCTGGGGGAGAGGCTGCTGCCCGACCCGGAGGCCGAGCTGCGGGCCGCCCTGGGCCTGGCCCTGCCGGCGCTCGACCGGGAACGGGCGACGGCGGTGCTGGCCGAGGCGCTGGCGCGGCTGGCCGGTCCACCGGCCGACTCCGCCCCCGAACACGCCCCCGAACACGACCGTGAAGACGCCCGTGAAGACGCCCGTGAACACGCCTCGGACGAGGAGCTGTTCGCCTTCATCGACAGCCAGCTGTAG